The nucleotide sequence ACGATCTTCGACGGAATGACCCGCCACACCCCCGAAGGCGTCGCGTTCAAGGAGCGGTGTGAAGAGGTGGGCTTCCAGCAGGCAGTCGCCGAGCGCGACCAGGGTGAACTCTTCGAGTGAGCAGTCGCGCTGTCGCAGGTGAACCGACAGTCGAGGCCGGATCCGAGGCCGTACGCGCAGCTCCCGGGTATGTACCTGAAACCGGCCACACATCCCGTCTCCTCGGCCGGGTGCGAACGGTTCCACGCGCTGGTCGGCTTGGTACCGTCGATGCCTCCCGGCCCGCCCATCCCAGCTCGTTCTCGCCGGTCCTCTCCTGCCGAGACTAGTAATTAAGCCACGAGACTGTCAATTCGGAGGACGTGACCGAATACGACTACATCAGGTACGAGGAAGAAGACGGCGCCTCAGTCATCACGTTCGACCGACCGGAGACCCTGAACGCATTCAATACGGGGCTGCTCAGCGAGGTCGAGGCCGGGATCGAACGGGCCGAAGAGAGCGATGGTATCCGGGCCATCGTTCTCCGGGGGGCGGACGGCGTCTTCTCGGCAGGCAATGACTTCGGCGAGGAGCACGACCTCGATGGACCCGCAGAGCGGTTGGAAGCCTATACGGGCGACACGCAACAACGGCCCGGGTATATCGGCCACTACGAAGCGATCTTCCAGTCTCCGCTCCCCGTCATCGCCGCTATCGAGGGCTACGCGCTGGCGGCGGCGTGTAACGTCGCGTGCCTCTGTGACATCGCCATCGCAGCGGAGGACGCGGAGTTCGGCTATCCCGACGTTCGCATGGGGTCGTTGCCCGGGATACTCGTTCACCCGTACGTCGGCGTCGGCATCAGACATGCCAAGGAACTGCTCTTCTCTGGCCAGCATATCGACGCTGCCGAGGCCGAGCGGATCGACCTCATCAACCGGGCCGTTCCCGCGGACGACCTCTGGGAGGAAGTCATGCACCAGGTCGACCGGATCAAACTGACGCCATCGTCGACCGTGACACTCTCGAAGTACATGCTCAACGACGCGATGCGTCAGATGGGATACCAGGCACCCGACGGGCGACTCGACAGGTATCTCTGGGCGTTCTCCTCCAACACCACGGTGAACAAGACGTTCCACCAGATACAGTCCGAAGAGGGGCTAGAGGCGGCGATCGAGTGGATGAACAACGCGGAGAAGAGGTGAACCGGGATGCCGCCTGAACGCCGGCACCCGGGCGTACGGGGAGCCCGCCGATGACTGCAGACCAGTGGACCGACGCCTACTGCCTCCACGAAACGGAGTGGGCCGGGTACGAGCAGCTTTACACTGAGTTCGACTGGCGGGTTCCGGACCGCTTCAACATCGCCGCGTATACGACCGAACGGTGGCGCGGGAGCGACCGGCTCGCACTCGTTGCCGCCGAAGAAGGGGGGGCCGACCGACGGTACACGTTCGCTGACCTGGACCGGGCAGCCGATCAGTTAGCGAACGCCCTCGTCGCGGACGGTATCGAGCGCGGCGACCGGGTCGCGGTTACGGGGCGACAGCACCCGGTCGTGGCGACCGCCCACCTCGCCGCCTGGAAATGCGGTGCGGTTACGGTTCCAGTGAGTCCGCTTCTGGGGACTGGGGGCCTGAGATATCGGCTCCAGGATTCCGGTGCGACGGCAGCCGTCTTCGGGTCGTCGCTACTCGAAACGCTGGACGACATTGATTCACCGTCACTATCACTCGACCCAGTATACGCGGTGGATGGCGAATCCCCCCTCGACCGCTCGCGTGCTATCCAGCCGCTGCTTGATGAGGGGGCGGCTGCGTTCGAGACGGTCGATACCGCTGCAGACGAGCCCGCGAGTGTGTTCTACACGAGCGGGTCGACTGGTGACCCGAAAGGTGTCGTCCTCCCGCACCGGACGCTGCTGGGCATACTGCCCTCCTATCTCACGCTCAAGTGTGACCTCGAACTCTCCCCTGACGACCACTTCTGGACGGCCTCCGAGTGGTCCTGGATCGCGCTGTACTCTACTGTCTTTACGAGTTGGTTTTATGGAATGTCGGTACTGGCGTACGACCGGGGTGCCTTCGACGCCGACGAGGTCTGGCACTTCCTCGACCAGTACGGTGTGACGTCGCTCTCGGCGGCACCGGCTGCGCTGCGCCGGCTCCGTGATGCACCGGCCGCTCGCTCGGTCGATAGTGTCCGCGTCGTGTTCAGCGGTGGGTCGCTGCTCCGGGAACCAACAGTCGAGTGGGCACGACAGAAGTTCGGACCCGTCTCCGTGCACGTCTCCTATGGCCTTACTGAAGCCGCGCTCGTCTCCGGCAACTGTGAAGCCCTCGGAAAGTCGTACCGGCCTGCCACGATCGGGGTCCCCCAACCTGGCCACGAACTCCGACTCGTCGACCCCGACACCGA is from Salinirussus salinus and encodes:
- a CDS encoding enoyl-CoA hydratase/isomerase family protein; the encoded protein is MTEYDYIRYEEEDGASVITFDRPETLNAFNTGLLSEVEAGIERAEESDGIRAIVLRGADGVFSAGNDFGEEHDLDGPAERLEAYTGDTQQRPGYIGHYEAIFQSPLPVIAAIEGYALAAACNVACLCDIAIAAEDAEFGYPDVRMGSLPGILVHPYVGVGIRHAKELLFSGQHIDAAEAERIDLINRAVPADDLWEEVMHQVDRIKLTPSSTVTLSKYMLNDAMRQMGYQAPDGRLDRYLWAFSSNTTVNKTFHQIQSEEGLEAAIEWMNNAEKR
- a CDS encoding acyl-CoA synthetase, which encodes MTADQWTDAYCLHETEWAGYEQLYTEFDWRVPDRFNIAAYTTERWRGSDRLALVAAEEGGADRRYTFADLDRAADQLANALVADGIERGDRVAVTGRQHPVVATAHLAAWKCGAVTVPVSPLLGTGGLRYRLQDSGATAAVFGSSLLETLDDIDSPSLSLDPVYAVDGESPLDRSRAIQPLLDEGAAAFETVDTAADEPASVFYTSGSTGDPKGVVLPHRTLLGILPSYLTLKCDLELSPDDHFWTASEWSWIALYSTVFTSWFYGMSVLAYDRGAFDADEVWHFLDQYGVTSLSAAPAALRRLRDAPAARSVDSVRVVFSGGSLLREPTVEWARQKFGPVSVHVSYGLTEAALVSGNCEALGKSYRPATIGVPQPGHELRLVDPDTDDHEAVPRGDVGEVAVRAASDPVCMDRYWQKPGATNEALRDGWLLTNDLGRRTAEGYIEYIGRADDVIISSGYRIGPAEIERTLGTHDAVKAAGVVGIPDEDRGEIPKAVVVLADAYEASERLEEALQDHVKQALARHKYPRDIEFADELPRTSTGKVQREKLGDGPPDSSDTA